In Zingiber officinale cultivar Zhangliang chromosome 1A, Zo_v1.1, whole genome shotgun sequence, a genomic segment contains:
- the LOC122038753 gene encoding probable phospholipid-transporting ATPase 7, with product MERRVRKRDRLKWSLLYTFSCTRATMTADEEQASLDCPGYSRIIHCNQPQLHTKMGLYYTGNHISTTRYNFVTFLPKALFEQFRRVANIYFLLAAVLSLTPVSPFTPVSMIAPLAFVVGLSMMKEALEDWKRFIQDMKVNRRRGDVHGGEGQFVHKHWQDIRVGDVVKVEKDKFFPADLLLLSSSYEDGICYVETMNLDGETNLKVKRSLEVTLSLEDDEAFKDFAGTIKCEDPNPSLYTFVGNFEYERQLYVLDPSQILLRDSKLRNTSYIYGVVIFTGHDSKVMQNATDSPCKRSRIERKMDSIIYILFSLLVLISLISSIGFAILTKYGMPNWWFLQPNITTGLYDPSRPAVSGVFHLVTALILYGYLIPISLYVSIEVVKVLQATFINQDVFMYDEEIGKPARARTSNLNEELGQVDTILTDKTGTLTCNQMDFLKCSIAGISYGLRASEVEIAAAKQIAAEVPGTPEHHTGSQDPWEGKSPSHGSSDIKFEHEITCMIEDIHKPAIKGFSFQDDRLMHGNWTKEPTASTILLFLRILALCHTAIPEANDETGGFNYEAESPDEAAFLVAAREFGFEFFKRTQSSVFIREKYSPSEEPVEREFKILNLLEFNSKRKRMSVILRDENGQIVLLCKGADSIIFDRLSKNGKMYESDTSKQLNEYGEAGLRTLALAYRVLDESEYSSWNNEFLKAKTTIGADLEAQIERVSDMMERELILVGATAVEDKLQKGVPQCIDKLAQAGLKIWVLTGDKLETAINIGFACSLLRQGMKQIHLSIANIELLTQDPNKETKENLMMQLTNASQMIKLEKDPYAAFALIIDGKTLTYALEDDLKNQFLSLAVDCASVICCRVSPRQKALVTRLVKEGTGKVTLAIGDGANDVGMIQEADIGVGISGVEGMQAVMASDFSISQFRFLQRLLVVHGHWCYKRIALMICYFFYKNIAFGLTIFYYETYTGFSGQSVYDDWYMLLFNVVLTSLPVITLGVFEQDVSSEVCLQFPALYQQGPRDLFFGWYRIIGWMLNGLYSSIMIHFLNIEIFYLGAFRAEGQTADIAAVGATMFTCIIWAVNVQISLIMSHFTWIQILFVWGSVAAWYLFLFCYGMLSPIISGNAFRILQEALGSAPTFWTATLLVTAVCNIPYLLHISLQRTFNPLDHHVIQEIKHYKKDLEDQHMWKREKSKAREKTLIGFTARVDAKIRQIKGSLQRKVSSMTMQSV from the exons ATGGAGCGACGAGTTAGGAAACGTGATCGGCTCAAATGGAGCCTGCTTTATACGTTCTCTTGTACCCGGGCGACAATGACGGCCGACGAGGAGCAGGCTTCTCTCGACTGTCCCGGTTACTCTCGCATCATCCACTGCAACCAACCGCAGCTCCACACGAAGATGGGCCTCTATTACACTGGCAACCACATCTCCACCACGAGGTACAACTTCGTCACCTTCCTCCCCAAAGCATTGTTCGAGCAATTCCGTCGGGTGGCCAACATCTACTTCCTCCTCGCTGCCGTGCTCTCCCTCACACCGGTTTCCCCCTTCACTCCGGTGAGCATGATTGCTCCGCTCGCCTTCGTTGTCGGGCTGAGCATGATGAAGGAAGCGCTCGAAGATTGGAAGAGATTTATCCAGGACATGAAGGTCAACCGCCGAAGAGGCGATGTTCACGGGGGTGAGGGGCAGTTCGTCCACAAGCATTGGCAAGACATTCGCGTGGGGGATGTCGTCAAGGTCGAGAAAGACAAATTTTTTCCAGCTGACCTCCTACTGCTTTCTTCAAGCTATGAAGATGGGATTTGCTATGTGGAGACCATGAATTTGGATGGTGAGACTAACTTGAAGGTCAAGCGATCACTTGAGGTAACATTGTCCTTGGAAGATGATGAGGCCTTCAAGGACTTCGCAGGCACTATAAAATGTGAAGATCCCAATCCCAGCCTTTACACTTTTGTGGGTAATTTTGAGTATGAAAGACAGTTGTATGTGCTTGATCCGAGCCAGATTTTGCTCAGGGATTCAAAACTTAGGAATACAAGTTACATATATGGAGTGGTTATCTTCACTGGCCATGACAGCAAAGTTATGCAAAATGCTACCGACTCACCGTGTAAGAGAAGCAGAATTGAGAGGAAAATGGATAGTATAATATATATTCTCTTCAGTCTTCTTGTTCTCATATCATTAATTAGCTCAATAGGATTTGCTATTTTGACAAAGTATGGAATGCCGAATTGGTGGTTCTTGCAACCCAATATTACCACTGGCTTGTATGATCCTTCTAGACCAGCGGTATCTGGTGTTTTCCATCTGGTCACAGCCCTGATTCTTTATGGATATCTGATTCCTATTTCCCTTTATGTTTCTATTGAAGTCGTCAAAGTCTTGCAAGCAACATTCATCAACCAAGATGTTTTCATGTATGATGAGGAGATTGGAAAGCCTGCACGAGCACGAACTTCAAATTTGAATGAGGAGCTCGGGCAAGTTGATACCATTCTTACGGATAAAACAGGAACTTTAACTTGCAACCAAATGGATTTTCTCAAATGTTCCATTGCTGGAATTTCATATGGTCTACGAGCTAGTGAAGTTGAAATTGCTGCAGCAAAGCAGATAGCAGCAGAAGTTCCTGGTACTCCTGAGCATCATACTGGAAGTCAGGATCCGTGGGAGGGGAAGTCACCCTCTCATGGATCATCGGATATTAAATTCGAACATGAGATTACTTGTATGATTGAGGATATACACAAACCTGCCATAAAAGGTTTTAGTTTTCAAGATGACCGCTTAATGCATGGAAACTGGACAAAGGAACCCACTGCAAGTACTATTCTTCTTTTCTTAAGAATACTTGCTTTGTGTCACACTGCAATTCCTGAAGCAAATGATGAAACTGGTGGCTTCAACTATGAAGCAGAATCACCAGATGAAGCTGCATTCCTTGTTGCAGCGAGGGAATTCGGCTTTGAATTTTTTAAGAGGACCCAATCTAGTGTGTTCATCAGAGAAAAATACTCTCCTTCCGAGGAACCCGTGGAGAG GGAGTTCAAGATTCTCAATCTACTGGAATTTAACAGCAAAAGGAAGAGAATGTCTGTAATTCTGCGTGATGAGAATGGACAGATTGTTCTTCTTTGCAAAGGTGCTGACAG TATCATTTTTGATAGACTTTCCAAAAATGGAAAAATGTATGAGAGTGATACAAGCAAACAACTCAATGAATATGGGGAAGCAGGCTTGAGGACATTAGCACTGGCGTATAGGGTGCTTGATGAATCTGAGTATTCTTCTTGGAACAATGAGTTTTTAAAAGCAAAAACTACCATTGGAGCAGATCTGGAAGCACAAATTGAGAGAGTTTCTGATATGATGGAAAGAGAATTGATTCTTGTAGGTGCAACTGCTGTGGAAGACAAATTACAAAAAGGG GTTCCTCAGTGTATAGATAAATTAGCTCAAGCTGGTCTCAAGATCTGGGTTCTGACTGGTGATAAGCTTGAAACTGCAATCAATATAGG ATTTGCTTGCAGTTTACTTAGGCAAGGCATGAAACAAATACATTTATCAATTGCAAACATTGAACTACTAACACAAGATCCAAACAAG GAGACAAAAGAAAACCTAATGATGCAACTAACAAATGCCTCCCAAATGATCAAGCTGGAGAAGGACCCATATGCAGCATTTGCTCTGATAATTGATGGAAAAACACTGACATATGCACTAGAGGATGATTTAAAGAATCAGTTTCTGAGTCTAGCTGTTGATTGTGCTTCTGTCATATGTTGCCGGGTATCCCCAAGGCAGAAAGCATTG GTGACCAGATTGGTTAAAGAAGGTACAGGAAAAGTTACTTTGGCTATAGGTGATGGTGCTAATGACGTTGGTATGATTCAAGAGGCTGATATAGGTGTCGGTATTAGTGGTGTGGAAGGGATGCAG GCAGTAATGGCTAGTGATTTCTCAATTTCACAATTCAGATTCCTTCAACGACTTCTTGTAGTTCACGGCCATTGGTGCTATAAGCGGATAGCACTCATG ATTTGTTATTTCTTCTATAAAAACATAGCATTTGGGTTAACAATATTCTACTATGAGACATACACTGGCTTCTCCGGGCAGTCTGTATATGATGATTGGTACATGCTCCTATTTAATGTAGTTCTGACATCATTGCCAGTAATAACATTAGGAGTTTTCGAGCAAGATGTTTCTTCTGAAGTATGCTTACAG TTCCCAGCACTGTACCAGCAAGGGCCTAGAGATTTATTCTTCGGTTGGTACCGGATTATCGGTTGGATGCTTAATGGCCTTTACTCCTCCATCATGATACATTTCCTCAACATTGAAATCTTTTACCTCGGTGCATTCCGAGCCGAGGGCCAGACTGCTGACATTGCTGCAGTTGGAGCCACCATGTTCACCTGCATCATCTGGGCCGTAAATGTGCAAATCTCCCTCATTATGAGCCATTTCACATGGATTCAGATTCTCTTCGTATGGGGCAGTGTTGCTGCCTGGTACCTTTTCTTGTTCTGCTATGGGATGTTGTCGCCGATTATCTCCGGAAATGCCTTCAGAATACTCCAAGAAGCCCTCGGATCTGCACCAACCTTCTGGACTGCAACTCTCCTAGTTACTGCAGTGTGCAACATCCCGTATCTGCTCCACATTTCCTTACAGAGGACCTTCAATCCATTAGATCACCATGTAATCCAGGAGATCAAGCACTACAAGAAGGATTTGGAGGACCAACATATGTGGAAGAGAGAGAAGTCTAAGGCAAGGGAGAAGACTCTCATCGGTTTTACTGCGAGGGTGGATGCCAAGATCAGGCAGATCAAAGGGTCACTGCAAAGGAAAGTCTCATCCATGACAATGCAAAGTGTGTGA
- the LOC122038755 gene encoding zinc transporter 7-like — MSIFEDAGPSVFFGRFTHGFHSFREAVSASMSTASCAGEESDECRDDAAAMRLKLVAIAGILAAGVAGVALPLVGRKRRLLRTDGGVFVCAKSFAAGVILATGFVHMLHDAQAALTGPCLPAFPWRRFPFPGFVAMAAALGTLVLDFVATQFYERKHRDEVTSIRTATAAAAATAANTSAEEEESGITVVLSIPQESECQFAGEKDPLLITSRHSHSHSLGHGQEEGEELPSHVRHVVVSQILEMGIISHSMIIGLSLGVSRSPCTIRPLVAALSFHQFFEGFALGGCISQAQFSHLASALMACFFAITTPAGIAAGAGVASSFNSNSPRALVVEGLLDSVSAGILIYMALVDLIAADLLSRRWNGNARLQVASYVALFVGAGAMSILAIWA, encoded by the exons ATGTCAATTTTCGAG GATGCTGGGCCTTCGGTGTTCTTCGGACGATTCACTCATGGTTTTCACTCTTTTAGGG AAGCGGTATCGGCGTCGATGTCGACGGCGAGTTGTGCTGGGGAGGAGTCGGACGAGTGCCGGGACGACGCGGCGGCTATGCGGCTGAAGCTGGTGGCGATCGCCGGAATCCTGGCGGCGGGGGTGGCCGGCGTGGCGCTCCCCCTGGTGGGGCGGAAGCGGCGGCTGCTGCGGACCGACGGGGGCGTGTTCGTGTGCGCCAAGTCATTCGCTGCCGGGGTCATCCTCGCCACCGGGTTCGTGCACATGCTCCACGACGCCCAGGCGGCGCTCACAGGCCCCTGCCTCCCTGCTTTCCCCTGGCGGCGTTTCCCCTTCCCGGGCTTCGTGGCGATGGCCGCGGCGCTCGGGACGCTGGTGCTGGACTTCGTCGCCACGCAGTTCTACGAGCGGAAGCACCGGGATGAGGTTACTAGCATCCGGACCGCCACCGCCGCCGCAGCAGCAACGGCGGCCAATACGTCCGCAGAAGAAGAAGAGTCTGGAATCACCGTCGTGCTCTCGATTCCGCAGGAATCCGAATGCCAATTCGCCGGCGAGAAAGATCCGTTACTCATAACCAGCCGCCACAGCCATAGCCATAGCCTCGGCCATGGCCAGGAGGAGGGTGAAGAACTGCCGTCGCACGTACGGCATGTGGTCGTATCACAG ATACTCGAGATGGGGATCATCTCGCACTCTATGATCATCGGGCTTTCCCTGGGCGTGTCGCGGAGTCCCTGCACCATAAGACCGCTGGTGGCGGCGCTCTCATTTCACCAGTTCTTCGAAGGCTTCGCATTGGGCGGTTGCATCTCTCAG GCGCAGTTTAGTCACTTGGCTTCGGCGCTGATGGCGTGCTTCTTTGCCATCACGACGCCGGCGGGAATCGCTGCGGGAGCGGGCGTGGCGTCGTCATTCAACTCGAACAGCCCTCGAGCGCTGGTGGTGGAGGGGTTGCTGGACTCGGTGTCGGCGGGGATTTTGATATACATGGCCTTGGTGGATCTCATCGCCGCGGATTTACTCAGCCGGCGATGGAATGGCAATGCCAGGCTACAGGTGGCGTCCTACGTCGCCCTCTTCGTCGGCGCCGGAGCCATGTCGATCCTTGCAATATGGGCTTGA
- the LOC122038756 gene encoding probable sugar phosphate/phosphate translocator At3g17430 isoform X2, whose amino-acid sequence MLISQQLLLTYLYLLIYICLSSGVILYNKWVLSPKYFKFPFPITLTMIHMGFSGVVAFFLVRVFKVVAPVKMTFQIYATCVIPISAFFASSLWFGNTAYLHISVAFIQMLKALMPVATFIMAVICGTDKLRCDVFLNMVLVSIGVAISSYGEIYFNVVGTAYQVTGIFAEALRLVLTQVLLQKKGLTLNPVTSLYYIAPCSFMFLFVPWYVLEKTGIEISQIQFNFWIFFSNAVCALALNFSIFLVIGRTGAVTIRVAGVLKDWILIALSTIIFPESAITGLNIIGYAIALCGVVMYNYLKVKDVRASNQFPTESTPERATKDWKLEKKPSDLFGDNVNVGGNDAVVTSFMVDEEAPLLPSTSCIRRK is encoded by the exons ATGTTGATCAGCCAACAACTATTGCTGACTTACCTGTATCTTCTTATTTACATATGCCTCTCATCTGGAGTTATCCTGTATAACAAG tGGGTATTATCTCCCAAGTATTTCAAGTTTCCCTTCCCTATAACGCTTACAATGATTCATATGGGATTCTCTGGTGTAGTAGCATTCTTCCTTGTTCGTGTTTTCAAG GTTGTGGCACCAGTTAAGATGACTTTTCAAAT ATATGCAACTTGTGTCATCCCTATTAGTGCTTTCTTTGCCTCAAGTCTttg GTTTGGAAATACAGCTTATTTGCACATTTCAGTTGCCTTTATTCAGATGCTGAAGGCCTTGA TGCCAGTTGCAACATTTATCATGGCTGTTATTTGTGGAACTGACAAATTAAGATGTGACGTTTTCTTGAATATGGTGCTGGTCAGCATTGGTGTTGCAATCTCATCATATGGGGAGATTTACTTTAATGTAGTTGGAACAGCTTACCAGGTCACTGGTATATTTGCAGAAGCTCTAAGGCTGGTTTTAACTCAGGTGCTACTCCAGAAAAAAGGCCTAACCCTAAATCCTGTTACAAGTCTATATTACATAGCACCCTGCAG TTTCATGTTTCTTTTTGTACCTTGGTATGTATTGGAGAAGACAGGGATTGAGATTTCACAAATCcagtttaatttctggatttttTTCTCAAATGCTGTCTGTGCATTGGCCTTGAACTTCTCTATATTTTTGGTCATTGGTAGAACTGGAGCAGTGACTATCAGAGTTGCTGGAGTTCTGAAAGACTGGATTTTAATTGCTCTTTCTACAATTATATTTCCTGAATCGGCAATTACTGGTCTTAATATAATTGGCTATGCTATTG CTCTATGTGGTGTTGTCATGTACAACTACCTGAAGGTCAAGGATGTTCGGGCGTCAAATCAATTTCCTACAGAAAGCACTCCTGAAAGGGCAACGAAG GATTGGAAGCTGGAGAAGAAGCCGTCAGATTTATTTGGAGATAACGTCAACGTAGGTGGGAATGATGCTGTGGTTACTTCTTTTATGGTCGATGAAGAAGCACCACTCCTCCCGTCTACGAG CTGCATCCGTCGGAAATGA
- the LOC122038756 gene encoding probable sugar phosphate/phosphate translocator At3g17430 isoform X1: protein MLISQQLLLTYLYLLIYICLSSGVILYNKWVLSPKYFKFPFPITLTMIHMGFSGVVAFFLVRVFKVVAPVKMTFQIYATCVIPISAFFASSLWFGNTAYLHISVAFIQMLKALMPVATFIMAVICGTDKLRCDVFLNMVLVSIGVAISSYGEIYFNVVGTAYQVTGIFAEALRLVLTQVLLQKKGLTLNPVTSLYYIAPCSFMFLFVPWYVLEKTGIEISQIQFNFWIFFSNAVCALALNFSIFLVIGRTGAVTIRVAGVLKDWILIALSTIIFPESAITGLNIIGYAIALCGVVMYNYLKVKDVRASNQFPTESTPERATKDWKLEKKPSDLFGDNVNVGGNDAVVTSFMVDEEAPLLPSTRFSSLKST from the exons ATGTTGATCAGCCAACAACTATTGCTGACTTACCTGTATCTTCTTATTTACATATGCCTCTCATCTGGAGTTATCCTGTATAACAAG tGGGTATTATCTCCCAAGTATTTCAAGTTTCCCTTCCCTATAACGCTTACAATGATTCATATGGGATTCTCTGGTGTAGTAGCATTCTTCCTTGTTCGTGTTTTCAAG GTTGTGGCACCAGTTAAGATGACTTTTCAAAT ATATGCAACTTGTGTCATCCCTATTAGTGCTTTCTTTGCCTCAAGTCTttg GTTTGGAAATACAGCTTATTTGCACATTTCAGTTGCCTTTATTCAGATGCTGAAGGCCTTGA TGCCAGTTGCAACATTTATCATGGCTGTTATTTGTGGAACTGACAAATTAAGATGTGACGTTTTCTTGAATATGGTGCTGGTCAGCATTGGTGTTGCAATCTCATCATATGGGGAGATTTACTTTAATGTAGTTGGAACAGCTTACCAGGTCACTGGTATATTTGCAGAAGCTCTAAGGCTGGTTTTAACTCAGGTGCTACTCCAGAAAAAAGGCCTAACCCTAAATCCTGTTACAAGTCTATATTACATAGCACCCTGCAG TTTCATGTTTCTTTTTGTACCTTGGTATGTATTGGAGAAGACAGGGATTGAGATTTCACAAATCcagtttaatttctggatttttTTCTCAAATGCTGTCTGTGCATTGGCCTTGAACTTCTCTATATTTTTGGTCATTGGTAGAACTGGAGCAGTGACTATCAGAGTTGCTGGAGTTCTGAAAGACTGGATTTTAATTGCTCTTTCTACAATTATATTTCCTGAATCGGCAATTACTGGTCTTAATATAATTGGCTATGCTATTG CTCTATGTGGTGTTGTCATGTACAACTACCTGAAGGTCAAGGATGTTCGGGCGTCAAATCAATTTCCTACAGAAAGCACTCCTGAAAGGGCAACGAAG GATTGGAAGCTGGAGAAGAAGCCGTCAGATTTATTTGGAGATAACGTCAACGTAGGTGGGAATGATGCTGTGGTTACTTCTTTTATGGTCGATGAAGAAGCACCACTCCTCCCGTCTACGAGGTTTTCCAGTTTGAAGTCAACATAG